A region from the Rosa rugosa chromosome 6, drRosRugo1.1, whole genome shotgun sequence genome encodes:
- the LOC133714189 gene encoding uncharacterized protein LOC133714189 codes for MKDNPKDPENLYSTWTFPKVTICFLLLISFSYISYSLKFFHPYLCTQQSQSLNFQSHFSTPQSADPNPPTSQEHKTNISHIVFGIAASADLWHHRKNYIKLWWRPDQMRGHVWLDQPVKTDPKSDHNLLPLFKISGDTSGFKYTNPKGHHSAIRISRIVSESFRLGMKNVRWFVLGDDDTVFVTENLVRVLQKYDHNQFYYIGGSSESHLQNIKFSYNMAYGGGGIAISYSLAKALEKMQDSCIQRYPGLYGSDDRLQACMAEIGVPLTREKGFHQFDVYGSLFGLLAAHPIAPLVSLHHLDVVEPIFPDMDRIHALQRLEAPTKLDSAGLAQQSICYDINRSWTISVSWGYAVQIFQGISSAREMELPLRTFLNWYKRADHTAYTFNTASVNRHACQVPFVYYLSNAFYNRTTNQTTTEYVQHQTRMPECNWKMANPSRIHKVHVHKSSDPHLWDKAPRRNCCRVFRPDSKKKGTMVIEVGVCHEDEVVKVW; via the exons ATGAAAGACAACCCAAAAGACCCAGAAAACCTCTACTCAACATGGACCTTCCCAAAGGTAACAATATGCTTCCTCCTCTTGATCTCTTTCAGCTACATCTCTTACTCTCTGAAATTTTTCCACCCATATTTATGTACCCAACAATCTCAATCTCTTAATTTCCAATCCCATTTTTCCACACCCCAATCAGCTGATCCAAACCCTCCAACGTCCcaagaacacaaaacaaacATCTCCCACATCGTTTTTGGCATTGCAGCCTCAGCCGATCTCTGGCATCACAGAAAGAACTACATCAAGCTCTGGTGGAGACCAGACCAAATGAGAGGCCATGTTTGGCTAGACCAACCCGTAAAAACAGACCCCAAATCCGATCACAACCTTTTACCGCTGTTCAAAATATCAGGAGACACTTCCGGCTTCAAGTACACAAACCCAAAAGGCCACCACTCGGCTATAAGAATCTCCCGTATTGTTTCCGAGAGTTTCAGGCTGGGGATGAAGAATGTGAGGTGGTTTGTGCTGGGGGACGACGACACCGTTTTCGTGACCGAGAATCTGGTCAGGGTTTTGCAGAAGTATGATCATAACCAGTTTTACTATATCGGAGGATCGTCGGAGAGTCACTTGCAGAACATAAAGTTTTCGTATAATATGGCTTATGGTGGAGGTGGGATTGCTATAAGTTACTCTTTAGCAAAAGCCCTTGAGAAAATGCAGGACAGTTGTATTCAGAGGTATCCTGGTTTGTACGGCTCCGATGATCGGCTTCAGGCTTGTATGGCTGAGATTGGTGTCCCTCTCACCAGAGAAAAAGGGTTTCATCAG TTTGATGTATATGGGAGCTTGTTCGGCCTCCTAGCAGCTCATCCAATCGCACCCCTAGTGTCACTACACCACCTAGATGTGGTTGAACCTATATTCCCGGATATGGATCGGATCCATGCCTTACAACGGCTCGAGGCTCCAACGAAGCTCGACTCAGCGGGGCTTGCGCAACAATCCATTTGCTACGATATCAATCGGTCCTGGACCATATCTGTTTCCTGGGGCTACGCAGTTCAAATATTTCAGGGTATTTCCTCGGCTCGAGAAATGGAACTGCCACTCAGGACCTTCCTCAATTGGTACAAGAGAGCTGATCATACTGCCTACACATTCAATACGGCCTCGGTCAATAGGCACGCATGTCAAGTACCGTTTGTCTATTACTTATCTAATGCTTTCTACAATAGAACTACAAATCAAACAACCACCGAGTATGTTCAACATCAAACACGGATGCCAGAATGCAATTGGAAGATGGCAAATCCCTCCCGGATTCACAAAGTTCACGTCCATAAATCCTCCGACCCGCATTTATGGGACAAG GCCCCGAGGAGAAATTGTTGCAGGGTATTCCGACCAGATAGCAAGAAGAAAGGCACCATGGTCATTGAAGTAGGAGTATGCCATGAAGATGAAGTGGTCAAAGTGTG
- the LOC133714757 gene encoding mechanosensitive ion channel protein 1, mitochondrial, giving the protein MAGRRLSMLKSLCKSTNCSPNPMSFQLSSSYGKFVSYADSVLVRPSYAFVNRGYHTKETESHKTFANTQIKALGSGSLVNTRCYGIKPITAFSPTLSSSLSRCAFPPVSISPILGCRSYSSFFGSSADKDGQPGVPAAASGSEVDVGNSGVGGSDLVDKVKEFVQSAADAVTHTGQKAKEASSEMSPYVQQLLDTYPHLRNVVTPVGCTLAGTIFAWLVMPRLFRRFHNYASLGRTALLSGSLEEQVPYEKSFWGALEDPVRYLFTFMAFSQIGTMVAPTAIAAQYLAPAWRGAVILSFVWFLYRWKTNVFTRALATKSLPSSLDREKLLALDKISSVGLFMIGIMALAEACGVAVQSIMTVGGIGGVATAFAARDVLGNVLSGLSMQFTKPFSLGDTIKAGSIEGQVVDMGLTTTSLLNAEKFPVIVPNSLFSSQVIVNKSRAQWRGIVTRIPLQINDDLDKVPQISDDIKSMLRSHPKVFLGKEVPYCFLSRLESSFGELTLGCNLKHMSKDELFSTEEDILLQSVKIIKGHGAKLGSTYGDMTTP; this is encoded by the exons ATGGCTGGACGTAGGCTTTCCATGTTGAAGTCACTTTGCAAGTCTACCAATTGCTCTCCCAACCCAATGTCGTTTCAGTTGTCTAGTTCTTATGGGAAATTTGTGAGCTATGCTGATTCAGTTCTTGTAAGACCATCGTATGCTTTTGTGAATCGCGGTTACCATACGAAGGAAACAGAATCCCATAAAACTTTTGCAAATACTCAGATTAAAGCACTGGGTTCTGGATCACTTGTTAATACACGATGTTACGGAATCAAACCCATCACAGCATTTTCACCCACATTGTCAAGTTCACTTAGTAGGTGTGCTTTTCCTCCTGTTTCGATAAGCCCAATTCTGGGTTGCCGTTCATACTCATCATTTTTCGGTAGCAGTGCTGATAAAGATGGGCAACCTGGAGTTCCGGCTGCTGCCAGTGGCAGTGAAGTAGATGTTGGTAATAGTGGCGTTGGTGGAAGTGATTTGGTTGATAAGGTTAAGGAATTTGTGCAGAGTGCTGCGGATGCGGTAACTCATACCGGGCAGAAGGCTAAAGAAGCATCTAGTGAAATGTCCCCTTATGTTCAGCAATTGTTGGATACATATCCACATCTTAGAAATGTGGTTACTCCAGTTGGTTGTACTTTGGCAGGTACTATATTTGCTTGGCTAGTGATGCCTAGGCTTTTCAGGAGGTTTCACAACTACGCAAGTCTAGGCCGCACTGCTTTACTATCTGGAAGCCTTGAGGAGCAGGTTCCATATGAGAAAAGTTTTTGGGGTGCTTTGGAGGATCCAGTGCGATACCTATTTACTTTTATGGCATTTTCACAAAT TGGCACAATGGTTGCACCAACCGCTATAGCTGCTCAATATCTTGCACCAGCTTGGAGAGGTGCAGTTATCCTTTCATTTGTTTGGTTTCTATATCGGTGGAAGACAAATGTGTTTACTCGTGCATTAGCAACTAAAAGTTTGCCCAGCAGTCTTGATCGGGAGAAGTTGTTAGCTCTAGACAAAATTTCATCTGTTGGTCTATTTATGATTGGGATAATGGCTCTAGCTGAGGCATGTGGGGTGGCTGTGCAATCTATTATGACTGTTGGTGGCATAGGAG GAGTTGCTACTGCTTTTGCTGCTAGAGATGTCCTTGGCAATGTGCTGAGTGGTTTATCTATGCAGTTTACAAAGCCCTTTTCGCTAGGTGATACAATAAAG GCTGGATCCATAGAAGGTCAAGTGGTGGATATGGGACTTACAACCACTTCATTACTGAATGCCGAGAAGTTCCCAGTGATAGTTCCCAATTCACTCTTTTCTAGTCAG GTGATTGTGAACAAGTCACGTGCTCAATGGCGTGGCATCGTCACCAGAATTCCCCTGCAAATCAATGATGATTTGGATAAGGTTCCCCAGATATCAGATGATATAAAAAGCATGCTTAGATCTCACCCGAAGGTTTTCTTGGGAAAGGAGGTGCCTTATTGTTTCCTTTCTCGTCTAGAGAGCTCATTTGGAGAATTGACTCTTGGATGTAACCTCAAACATATG AGCAAGGATGAGTTATTCTCTACAGAAGAAGATATCCTTTTGCAGTCGGTCAAGATAATTAAGGGGCATGGTGCCAAGTTGGGCAGCACCTATGGTGATATGACCACTCCATAG